The following is a genomic window from Paenibacillus sp. FSL R5-0766.
GCAAGATACGTTTTGCCATCTTGCATCATTTTATTACTGTTCATATAAAGAGTGAGGTCTCCACCCCCGCCTCCAGCAACAGATGAACCGCCTGTAGATGGTTGCTCCACTTCTACTGGTGCAGGTGCTGGTGTTTCCTCAGCTGTACCTTCTTCGTCCGTAGGTTCAATTACCGGCTCAACAGGAGTCGCGTCTGTTCCTGTAGGAACATCTGTCTCAGGGTTCACTTCTTCAGTTGTTTCATTATTTGATGTTGGCGTGTTTGTTCCGGATTTCACTTCGGATTCCGCGATGGTTTGTTCTTTCTTCACAACCTCCACGGATTTAACTTTGGCTGTATTCACTGATGTAGTATCGCTCTGATCTGCTGATTGTGCATTGGCAGGAATCACTGCAAACGCCTGAAACACAGCAAAAGCGGTAAGTATGGACAATTTCTTCTTCAAATTCATTCTTTGTCTTTGGCTCCTTCTGCTCCCATTTTATAAATATCCCCCTCAAAAAGTCATATTATTAGACGCTTGGAACCGGGAAAAGTTGCTAAAAAGTTAAGAGGAGAATTGTAAACTTTTAATAGAAGGAAAATACTATGAAAATAGTTATCTATCAATTATCTTTTTGGCATTTATATCCCAAAATTAACCAATATAAAATTTCAACAAAAAAATCTCTCCGGGAGATGGTCAATCAGCACCATATCACAGAGAGATGTAAGGATTGAATAGGTCTAGCGCAAACGGACAGGCAGACTTCCTGTTGGCTGCAGTCCTCCGGTTAACACCTGGGACAGTACCCGAACAACTGCGGGTGTATTCTCATACGTACACACATAACTTCCCGGCCTCGAAATCTCCAGCAGATCATATGGATTGCGCAAAGCAATTACAATCAGGGAATGATTCTTACTAAGCTTTTCAACCAAATACTGTTGCCCTTTCGGAAGATGACCTCCCGATGTGTACGTACATACGATAACTTGTTCACGATCCGACACATCAGCCAATATCCGATCTGCTTCATCATACGTGGGCTGCGTTGTAATTTTGTGCTCACGAACTCTGCCTCGCAGCTGCGATAATGCCATACCCAGCGATTCTGTATGGGACCATGGTTCATCCACCTCTGTCCGTTGCACAACCTCAGGCCAGATGACATATACGTCCTTCTCTGGGTCCAACGGCAGCAGCCCATCATTATGAACGATGGTAATACTGCTTGAAGCAATCTTGAACAACGTCAATTCGTTGGGCACACTGGAATCGGTGGTTTCAGTGGATTCAGTGCAATTAACAGGTTCGACATCGGTTGCTTCGACCGTTTCACTCGCTTTCGGCGAAACAAGATGATCATTCTGCTGCCCGCAGCGCTTTTTTTTCCATGTCATAATGCGTTCCACCGCCTGATGAATAACCTCTTCCGATATTCGCCCCGTTCGAACTGCTTCCACAATGGCTTCCAGCGCAGCCACCTGATCTTGCAAGGTATGACTCACCAGAATCAGATCTGCTCCTGCTTCCACAGCACGAATCGCAGCTTCAGCTACACCATATGGCTTGGATATCGCATGCATTTCAAGACAGTCTGTAATAATAATGCCTTCAAAACCCATTTCCTCACGTAGCAGACCCGTTAACACCTTATGTGACAACGTAGCCGGAATGGGCTCGGGCTCAATCGAAGGGAACATCACATGAGCTGTCATAATAGCATCAACCCCGGCCTCAATCGCCCGGCGGAACGGTAACAACTCCATCTGTTCCAGTCTGTTTCGATCATGAGGTACTGTAACCATACCAAGATGAGAATCTACAGCGGTATCTCCGTGTCCCGGAAAATGTTTGGCAGTAGCAGCTATGCCCTGTAATTGATATCCGGTGATGGCTGCTACGCCATGAGTGGCCACACTTTCAGCATGTTCACCATACGAACGCACACCGATAACCGGGTTAAGCGGGTTGTTATTCACGTCGACCACTGGTGCAAGGTTCATATCAATACCGATGCTTTTTAACTCACGACCCAGAATTTGAGCACACTCCAGTGTATATTCCGGATTGCCTGTCGCACCAAGTGCCATATTACCCGGTACTTGGGTCATTCCCTCTTTGTCAATCCGTGCAACCATGCCACCTTCCTGGTCCACCGAAATCATGAGTGGTAGGGCCCCCGCTTCAGCAGCCATATCTTGCAGTTCGGCGGACAGCCGTGTCAATTGATCTACACTTTCGACATTGCGCCGGAAATAAATGACGCCGCCGACGTGATAGTCACGGATTAAGCGAGTAATCTGTTCATCTGCGTGCTGACTGTGAAATCCACACATCAACAATTGTCCTACCTTTTGCTCCAATGTCAGATCATTCAAGGGTTTCATTTGACCTTCCCTCCCGTTTCCCTTGGTACTACAAACCCAATTGTTTACTCTGCCTGTACTCGGAGGGTTTCATGTGAAAGTGTTTATGAAACACCTTGGAGAAGTAACGGCGCTCCTTGAACCCTGTTGCTTCCCCAATCGCTGTAATACTCCATTCGGTTGTACTCAACAATAAAGCGGCACTTTCCATCCGTTTCTGCGTCATATATTCCACAAAAGTAACACCCATTTGGGTTTTAAATAGCTGGCAAAAGTAACCCGGGCTGATTCCGAGCCAATCTGAGACTTCATCTATTCCCAAGTCCTGTTGCAGCCGTGCATCCATATACTCACATGCAGACAGGATCAGTTCCGATACAGAAGGACGTGGCTGCGTTTGTTTGCCCTGACAGGCATGGGTAACAACCTCTGCAAGTTCAAGGAGTTCCCTCATGGATACAGCCCCTTGCAGTGCATTCCAGTAATTCACTTCGTGCTCTTCAGCGAGGGCCTGTACTTCACGCAGTTCCCGAAGCATGTGTACAAGCATAAACCGAAGATTGGTTTCATCTATCCTGTTGAAGGATTGTCCTGAACGCTGTTTAAGCCGCTCCAATACATCACGCAACCCCTGCTTGTTCCCTTGCCGAATCCACCGAGTAACAAGCTCCAGATCTTCTCTTGTAACCCATGAGTTAGCCCCTTTGGAGGCCGTATGATCATACGATGATGTGTTTTCGGGACAACTCGCCTTTAGCACCCCGTCTTCACTTTCCGAATGGGACATCAGTATTTTTTGACAATGCCGATATCGCTCCAGAATGTGACTTTCCAGGTTCACGGGTACAGCATCCTGAACAACCCTAACCTTCACATTTGAATCCATGGATAATATCTCATTTAATTCGAGACACAGTTGATGGGCCAGTTCCTCTGAGCGACGTTTCCACTCCCCCGATGCCTCCAGCAGGATGCACCACTCCCCTTTGCGGGTCGAAAGAATCTGACAGTCCCCTTCAATTCTCTCTGCTACTTCCCTAAGTGTGGAACTTACGGTCTCATGCCATCGTTGATGCTGAAGCTCGGACCAGCCGATCGAATGGCGAAAATAACCGACCGCATCCACCAGCAGCAACGTATACGGTTCAGAAGTTGTTATGAATTCGGGAACAGAGGCAGGATAGGCAATCTTCAATGGTGCTTCTCCTCGCAAAAGGTCAATCAACTGTTTGTGTCTGATCCAGCTTTCCATCTCTTGGCTGCGACAACGTTGCGATTCGTTTTCCAGACGTCTCTTCTGGATCTGCCCGGCAAGCTCACGCAGTTTATGTTCCAGATTCAAATAATCAATTGGCTTACATATGTATTCATGTACGTTATACTTGATAGCGGTTCGAGCATATTCAAACTGCTGATAGCCGGTCAGCAAAATAATTTCACACGTTTCACCCTGCTCTCGCAGCAAACGAATAAGTTCCAATCCATCCATAGACGGCATCCGAATATCACACAAGAGAATGTCTGGATGACTTTCTGTTACTTTCCCCAGCGCTTCTACACCACTTCTCGCTGTACCTGTGATTTCAATCCCCATCTCTTCCCAGGGTAAAATGTAGTTCAGATTTTCCAAAATCGGCAGCTCATCGTCAACCAGCATTGCAGTCAGATTCATCCGGCTTCCTCCTGCTCATATAATGGAATGATGCATCGAATAACTGTGCCATACCCCGGTGCTGAACATATAAATATGCCATACCCGGCCCCGTATTGAATACGAATTCGATCTGCCACACTTCGTAATCCCAATCCCCTGCGTTCCGTTATGGACGATAATGATTCCGCCCCTTCCGCGAGCATATCTTCCGGCGGATCTTCTGCCATATACTCAAATCGTGCGAGCATTTCCTGGGGAATACCGATCCCATTATCCTCAACACATAACACCAGATAATCCCGTTCTGCATATGCGCTTATCCGTAGTATACCTGGATAGGTGATCCCCTCAAACCCATGTTGAATGCTATTTTCCACCAGAGGCTGGAGGGTAAGTTTAAGCAGAATTGAGCTGTATAGATGGGGTGGAATGTCAATCTCATAGGTGAACAAATCACTGAACCTGTACTGTTGAATCTCCAGATAACTTTGCAAATGTCTGATTTCCTCACCCAGCGGAATCTCCTCCTGATCCTGAATGCTGATACGAAGCATATTGCCAAGTCTGGTCACCATCTCGCTTACTTTGCGGCCCTCCCCTCGCAGTGCTAACCCATTAATGGATTCCAATGTGTTAAACAGAAAATGAGGTTTGATCTGGGCCTGTAATACACGTAGTTCCGCTTGGGCCTTCTGCTCTTGCTCTGCCCGAACACGACGGAATAATCCCCCGATCCGATCCAATAGTTCATTGAACCCTTGCGCAAGCAGTTGCATTTCATCGAATCCTTTTCCTTCCACCCTCGCGTTAAAGTCACCATCATCCACACGACGCATAAACCGTACAAGTACAGCAATGTTACCCGTAATGCGATTCATGAAAAAAAGATTAAAGATCATTGCTGCGAGCAGGCATAACAGAATAATGATGACAGACCAACCGGCAAAGGCATTGGTTTCCGCAGATAAGGCTTCCCATGAAGTCACACTGACGAGACTCCAGTTATAGTTCTTCAGATGATATTGCGAAAGGATGCTCTCCTTGCCGTCAAAGACCGTTCTGACACTGCTAAAACCGGGACCGTACCTTCCGGATTCAGCACCAAGGTTTTCCATGTTCTCACCGTTGTAAATCCCTGCAGGATCATAAACGATCAGTCCTTCTTCATTAATTAACAGGAATGATGTATCCTGTGCCGAATCGCTGATTTGCAGGTGACGGAAGATCCGGTCGATCTCTCCTTTTTTGATCTGAACAACAAGCACGCCGATATTTTGAAAATAACTGAGTTCTTTGACCAGTCTGATCTGGGTGAAGACAGGTTCTACCCCGGTTAATTCGGGATATTCCAGAGGTGCGAGCCATTTAGGCACGCCATTAAGTTGCTGAATTTCGTTGAATAAGGGGTGCACTTTGAATTGCTGAAAAGGAAGGGCTTGAAAGTTCTCTTTGGTGAAAATGGAGACAATCTGGTTGTTCTCGGACGAACGCAAATCATATAAAAAGGCATAACTAATGAACGGATAATTATATAGAAGGGAACGGAAATTGCGCTGGCTGGCATTTAGGGATAACTGATTACCGGTCCCCAGATCCTGCTTGGTCGGATCTTTGGCGTTCAATGCCATTTGGAAAACCGATGTGGCTATCCCGTTGTCGGTCACATTGTTAATCTGCTGAAATACATTTTCGATATTGTAACTGATGGCCTGAAGCGCATATTCGGCCTGTTGATTGTATTTTTTCTCAATCGTATGTGATGTGACCAAAAACATGCCAATGCCCAGTGCACACATCGGTACAATAATCAGCAGCAGAAATGCCAAGGCCAGCTTCATTCGCAAGTTCATATCCCGTTCTCCCTATTCACTGGTTCATGGTATTAACCTTTGACACCACCCGCAGTTACTCCTTCAATAATTTTCTCCTGCAGTATGGCGTAGATCACAAGTACGGGTACAACACTGTATACAATACCTGCCGACATCTGGGCATAGTTCATCTGATATTGATCCCGAAACTGGACCATGCCCACTGGCAGCGTACGCAATTTATCGGTGGATAAGAAATAGTTGGCGAGTAAAAATTCGTTCCAGTTGCCGAGGAAATTAACGATAAAAACGGTAACAATAGCCGGAACCGTAAGAGGTATCACTATTTTAGCAAAGATACCCGGTGCCCTCAAGCCGTCCATGACCGCCGCTTCCTCAATTTCTCCAGGCAGAGAACGCATAAAAGCCGCCAGTATAATAATGGTAAACGGGATCGCATTGGCCACATAGGGCACGATCAATGCCAGATGCGTATCCAATATGCCCATTTTGCGAACAAGCAGATAAATTGGCAGCATAAGTGCATTGTTTGGAATAAGCATACCCGCCAGAATCAGACTGTACAGAAACAGGCTCCATCTACGATGTCTCATCCGGGTTACGGCAAAAGCAAACATGGCCCCGAGCACAATCGTACACGCCGATGATAAAACCGAAATGTACAGGCTGTTCCAGAAATACGTGCCAATCTTGGCATTCACCCAAGCCTCCACGTAATTGTTAAACTCCCATGTTGTAGGTAAACCGAATGGATTCAGGGCGATTTCATTGTTATCCTGCTTAAATGAAGAAAAAATTACAAATAAAAAGGGAAACAAAATCGCGATCAAATACAACATTAACAACACATGAGGTATACTACTTTTTATGCTTTTCGGCATCAATATTCCACCTTCTCGCTCCGCCTCGCCACCAGCAGTTGATACACCGCAGTGAGCACAAGCGTCAGAGCAAAGATCAGCACTGCAATGGTATTGCCATAGCCATATTTGAAGTTGGTAATCGCATATTTGATCATGTATGTCGCCAGAACCTCGGTGGACCCGGCGGGCCCACCTTTGGTCATGACAATCACGATGTCGGCTGCTTTCATGGCACCTGCGATGGACAACATGATCACCACTGAAATGATCGGCCGGATCAGCGGCAACGTAATTCGCATTGCACGTTGTACCGCCGTTGCCCCATCGATTGCGGCCGCTTCATCCAGATCACGGGGAATCGCCAGTATGGCCGCCAGCACCATGACAATGTAAAATCCACTCCACTGCCAGGCATTGGTCACCAAGATGGACAACATGGCAAATCGGTTATCCGATAACCAGTAGATTGGATCGATACCCAGCACATGAAGCATTTTGTTTAATAGACCGATATTGGGTTCATAGATGAATCCCCATAAAATACCGATAACGGCTGTCGACATGATGGATGGTAAAAAAACAGCTGTTTTATACAGGCCCTTTAGCCTTTTCACATTGGCAATCAGAAGTGAAAACAGGACGATCAGGGGTACCTGAATCAGTACCGAAAATCCGATGAAAAAGCCGTTATTCCTTGTGGAAATCCAAAAACGTTCATCTGTCAGTGCCTTCACATAATTGGATAAACCCACAAAACGTGGCTCAGCCGATACCCCATTCCAACTCGTCAGACTGTAATACAGGGAGCTACCAATAGGGTATAGAAAGAACATCACAAACAGAATTAGGGCTGGCATTACAAACAGCGTATAGATTAACGGGCTGCGGAGTGAAGTATTCATGGTCAGCCTCCTTCAGTCACTTCAACGATCGCAGTTTCAACTTGGATTGATTTATTCTACGGAAGCGTTTGCTTCCTCCTGCACCTTTTGCAGCTCTTCTGCCATTTTCTCTGGCGTCGTCTGCCCACCAATCAACTTCTGGATTTGCAGATTGCTGATCTCTGTCGTCACATCGGCCTGAACGAGTGCATCAAATGCCGGGAACGACGTCTTGGACGCATTAAGCACAGCCACAATTTCTTTCATCAGATCATCGGTAATGCTGTCGGTCAGCACTTTCTCGTCCAGCTTCATCGCAGGCAACACACCGTCTTCCACAAGACCACGGACCTGCATATCTTCATTGTAGAAATTTTTGATAAAAGCTTTCACTGCTTCCAGCTTCTGCGGGTCATCCGCCACTGCTGCCGAGAATCCGTATCCATTGTTCACATCCCGCATCAAAGACGTCTGATCACCTGCTCCGTTCTCTACCGGAGGCATATTGAAGAATCCAACCTTGCCAATGAGCGATTCACCACTCTGGCCTTCTTTGAATACAGATGATTTCCACGTTCCGTCATACATCAACACCGCTTCTCCGCTCGTAAATTGCGTGGTATATTCGGCATACTCGAAGCCCAGCTCACCTTTTTTGAAATAACCCTTATCCACCCATTCCTTATGTTTGGCAAAACCTTGCACAACACCCGGATCGGTCCACTTCGCTTCACCTGTTGCAAACTTTGCGGTAATCTCCGGTCCGGCATACCGGGACCACAGGTGGTTGGTTAACATAAGAGGTACCCAGCCCGCCTTGGATGCGGAAGCAAGCGGCACTTTGCCATCAGCCTTAATCTCGGCCAGTATATTGTCCAGTTCAGCCATGGTGGTTGGGGCTTTCCATCCTTTTTGTTCAAAGTACTCTTTATTATAGAAAAAACCTTCGCCCGAACCGCCAATCGGCAGTCCATATACTTTGCCTTCATACGTAAACGGTTCAAGGGATGTAAACTGGTCCTGAATGCCCAGCTCTTGCAGGATTGGGGTCAGATCAAGCAGCATACCTTCCTTGGCATAAACTTTGGAATCCGGGCTACCGAACAGTTCAAATATATCCGGCGGGTTACCTGCCGCCATCTCTCCGCGAAGCTTTTCCTTACGATTCACATCGGATTCGACGCCATCCAGCGTAAAGGTCAGATTGGGTACCTCTCCCTCCACTTTGTCCACAACATCCTGCAGAATGGCCAGTCTTTTCTGTTTGTCGGCTCCCACCTGCGTGTGGCGGAGAAGCATCTCAACCGGTTCCTTACTTGTTTCCTCCACAGGTGTATTGCCTGCGCCTTGCTGCGGCTCGTTACTTGAGCTTGCACATCCCGCCAAAGTCCATGAAGTGATAAGCAATAATGAAAGCAGTAATGTCATTCTTTTTTTCATCTGGTTGACCCTCCTCAAGATATTGAGCTTTTGCCTTTACACTCTGATTATAAAAAGCCGGAGCTTACATCGTAAGGATGACAATTCATCAATGGAGGGATAAAATCCTTCACTGGACAAAAACAGCCCCTGCGAAACATGTTCGCAAGGACTGCTTGGTTGATTGTTTTTACTATATAAAGGTTAGATCACTTACCTGAACAAGCCACGCCCGCTGTTTCCTGGCGACCTTGTTCGATCAGGCGATACGCCCGCTCCACTTCTTCTTCACTTGGTGAAGGAACTCCATCCAGTGGATATACTTTACCGAGCGCCTCCCATTTGTAGATCCCCATCTGATGGTATGGAAGAATTTCGAATTTCTCAACGCCGTTTAATGTTCCAATAAACCGTCCGAGGTTAAGCAAATCCTCTTCCTCGTTATGAATGCCAGGCACATACACGTGCCGAATCCACATTTTCCGACCTTGCTCCGATAACCACTTGGCCGTTTTCAACGTTCTCTCGTTGGATTTGCCTGTCAACTTGATATGTTTCTCGTCATCAATATGTTTGAGGTCCAGAAGAACCAGGTCTGTGTGATCCAGGAGATCGTGAATCCGTTCCGGTTCGTTAAACCCGTTGCTATCCAGTGTCGTATGCAATCCCCAGCGCCGCTTCACTTCCTTGAAGATTTCGGCTACAAAGTGGGCCTGTAACGTTGGTTCTCCGCCAGATATCGTGAGTCCGCCTCCAGAGCTGCGGTAGTAGGATAGATAAGGCTCAATTTCAGCCAATACCTCCTCTAGCGTCATTTCTTTTCCACCATCCAGCGCCCATGTATCAGGGTTGTGGCAATACTGACATTTGAGTAGACATCCTTGCATAAAAAGCACAAAGCGGATGCCTGGGCCGTCAACCGTCCCGAAAGTTTCGAGTGAATGAATATGTCCGTTAACCATGCTGCCTCTTCCTTTCTGTATCCGCATCCGCTGTGCGTTTAATATGATTTGGAATGCCTTGCTCTAGCGGTCTTCTACTTGCAAATTA
Proteins encoded in this region:
- a CDS encoding sensor histidine kinase; translated protein: MNLRMKLALAFLLLIIVPMCALGIGMFLVTSHTIEKKYNQQAEYALQAISYNIENVFQQINNVTDNGIATSVFQMALNAKDPTKQDLGTGNQLSLNASQRNFRSLLYNYPFISYAFLYDLRSSENNQIVSIFTKENFQALPFQQFKVHPLFNEIQQLNGVPKWLAPLEYPELTGVEPVFTQIRLVKELSYFQNIGVLVVQIKKGEIDRIFRHLQISDSAQDTSFLLINEEGLIVYDPAGIYNGENMENLGAESGRYGPGFSSVRTVFDGKESILSQYHLKNYNWSLVSVTSWEALSAETNAFAGWSVIIILLCLLAAMIFNLFFMNRITGNIAVLVRFMRRVDDGDFNARVEGKGFDEMQLLAQGFNELLDRIGGLFRRVRAEQEQKAQAELRVLQAQIKPHFLFNTLESINGLALRGEGRKVSEMVTRLGNMLRISIQDQEEIPLGEEIRHLQSYLEIQQYRFSDLFTYEIDIPPHLYSSILLKLTLQPLVENSIQHGFEGITYPGILRISAYAERDYLVLCVEDNGIGIPQEMLARFEYMAEDPPEDMLAEGAESLSSITERRGLGLRSVADRIRIQYGAGYGIFICSAPGYGTVIRCIIPLYEQEEAG
- the pflA gene encoding pyruvate formate-lyase-activating protein encodes the protein MVNGHIHSLETFGTVDGPGIRFVLFMQGCLLKCQYCHNPDTWALDGGKEMTLEEVLAEIEPYLSYYRSSGGGLTISGGEPTLQAHFVAEIFKEVKRRWGLHTTLDSNGFNEPERIHDLLDHTDLVLLDLKHIDDEKHIKLTGKSNERTLKTAKWLSEQGRKMWIRHVYVPGIHNEEEDLLNLGRFIGTLNGVEKFEILPYHQMGIYKWEALGKVYPLDGVPSPSEEEVERAYRLIEQGRQETAGVACSGK
- the nagZ gene encoding beta-N-acetylhexosaminidase, translating into MKPLNDLTLEQKVGQLLMCGFHSQHADEQITRLIRDYHVGGVIYFRRNVESVDQLTRLSAELQDMAAEAGALPLMISVDQEGGMVARIDKEGMTQVPGNMALGATGNPEYTLECAQILGRELKSIGIDMNLAPVVDVNNNPLNPVIGVRSYGEHAESVATHGVAAITGYQLQGIAATAKHFPGHGDTAVDSHLGMVTVPHDRNRLEQMELLPFRRAIEAGVDAIMTAHVMFPSIEPEPIPATLSHKVLTGLLREEMGFEGIIITDCLEMHAISKPYGVAEAAIRAVEAGADLILVSHTLQDQVAALEAIVEAVRTGRISEEVIHQAVERIMTWKKKRCGQQNDHLVSPKASETVEATDVEPVNCTESTETTDSSVPNELTLFKIASSSITIVHNDGLLPLDPEKDVYVIWPEVVQRTEVDEPWSHTESLGMALSQLRGRVREHKITTQPTYDEADRILADVSDREQVIVCTYTSGGHLPKGQQYLVEKLSKNHSLIVIALRNPYDLLEISRPGSYVCTYENTPAVVRVLSQVLTGGLQPTGSLPVRLR
- a CDS encoding carbohydrate ABC transporter permease; translated protein: MPKSIKSSIPHVLLMLYLIAILFPFLFVIFSSFKQDNNEIALNPFGLPTTWEFNNYVEAWVNAKIGTYFWNSLYISVLSSACTIVLGAMFAFAVTRMRHRRWSLFLYSLILAGMLIPNNALMLPIYLLVRKMGILDTHLALIVPYVANAIPFTIIILAAFMRSLPGEIEEAAVMDGLRAPGIFAKIVIPLTVPAIVTVFIVNFLGNWNEFLLANYFLSTDKLRTLPVGMVQFRDQYQMNYAQMSAGIVYSVVPVLVIYAILQEKIIEGVTAGGVKG
- a CDS encoding extracellular solute-binding protein encodes the protein MKKRMTLLLSLLLITSWTLAGCASSSNEPQQGAGNTPVEETSKEPVEMLLRHTQVGADKQKRLAILQDVVDKVEGEVPNLTFTLDGVESDVNRKEKLRGEMAAGNPPDIFELFGSPDSKVYAKEGMLLDLTPILQELGIQDQFTSLEPFTYEGKVYGLPIGGSGEGFFYNKEYFEQKGWKAPTTMAELDNILAEIKADGKVPLASASKAGWVPLMLTNHLWSRYAGPEITAKFATGEAKWTDPGVVQGFAKHKEWVDKGYFKKGELGFEYAEYTTQFTSGEAVLMYDGTWKSSVFKEGQSGESLIGKVGFFNMPPVENGAGDQTSLMRDVNNGYGFSAAVADDPQKLEAVKAFIKNFYNEDMQVRGLVEDGVLPAMKLDEKVLTDSITDDLMKEIVAVLNASKTSFPAFDALVQADVTTEISNLQIQKLIGGQTTPEKMAEELQKVQEEANASVE
- a CDS encoding response regulator, with product MNLTAMLVDDELPILENLNYILPWEEMGIEITGTARSGVEALGKVTESHPDILLCDIRMPSMDGLELIRLLREQGETCEIILLTGYQQFEYARTAIKYNVHEYICKPIDYLNLEHKLRELAGQIQKRRLENESQRCRSQEMESWIRHKQLIDLLRGEAPLKIAYPASVPEFITTSEPYTLLLVDAVGYFRHSIGWSELQHQRWHETVSSTLREVAERIEGDCQILSTRKGEWCILLEASGEWKRRSEELAHQLCLELNEILSMDSNVKVRVVQDAVPVNLESHILERYRHCQKILMSHSESEDGVLKASCPENTSSYDHTASKGANSWVTREDLELVTRWIRQGNKQGLRDVLERLKQRSGQSFNRIDETNLRFMLVHMLRELREVQALAEEHEVNYWNALQGAVSMRELLELAEVVTHACQGKQTQPRPSVSELILSACEYMDARLQQDLGIDEVSDWLGISPGYFCQLFKTQMGVTFVEYMTQKRMESAALLLSTTEWSITAIGEATGFKERRYFSKVFHKHFHMKPSEYRQSKQLGL
- a CDS encoding sugar ABC transporter permease, producing the protein MNTSLRSPLIYTLFVMPALILFVMFFLYPIGSSLYYSLTSWNGVSAEPRFVGLSNYVKALTDERFWISTRNNGFFIGFSVLIQVPLIVLFSLLIANVKRLKGLYKTAVFLPSIMSTAVIGILWGFIYEPNIGLLNKMLHVLGIDPIYWLSDNRFAMLSILVTNAWQWSGFYIVMVLAAILAIPRDLDEAAAIDGATAVQRAMRITLPLIRPIISVVIMLSIAGAMKAADIVIVMTKGGPAGSTEVLATYMIKYAITNFKYGYGNTIAVLIFALTLVLTAVYQLLVARRSEKVEY